In the genome of Anaerolineaceae bacterium oral taxon 439, the window GCGCTGGAAAAGCGAAAAGGACGCAATCGAGGAATTGAAATCGATTAAAGAAAGCCTCGACGCAACGCGCACTCGGATCGAGCAGGCGGAACGCGACAACAACTTAGAAAACGCCGCCCGTCTTCGCTACGGCGAACTTCCGGAGCTGGAAAAGAGACGCGCCGCGGCAGAGGAAAAACTGAAAGACATTCAAAAAGACGGCGCGCTTCTCCGCGAAGAAGTTAACGCGGAAGAGATCGCCGAAGTCGTCGGGAAATGGACCGGGATCCCGGTTTCGCGGCTGATCGAAAGCGAAATGCAGAAGCTGGTCCAGATGGAAAACCGGCTCCACGAACGCGTCATTGGCCAGGATCAGGCGGTCATCGCCGTCAGCAACGCCGTTCGCCGCTCCCGCGCCGGACTTCAGGACCAGAACCGTCCGATCGGATCGTTTATCTTTCTCGGTCCAACCGGCGTCGGAAAAACCGAACTGGCGCGCTCGCTGGCAGAGTTTCTCTTCGACGACGACCGCGCGATGGTCCGGATCGACATGAGCGAATATCAGGAGAAGCATACTGTTTCCCGGCTGATCGGCGCGCCTCCGGGATACGTCGGATATGAGGAAGGCGGTCAGCTGACCGAGGCGGTTCGCCGCCGACCGTATAGTATCGTTCTTTTCGACGAAATCGAAAAAGCGCATGCCGAAGTTTTCAACGTTCTCCTCCAGCTATTGGACGACGGGCGGCTGACCGATGGGCAGGGACGAACGGTCGACTTCCGCAACACAGTTGTCATTATGACTTCGAACGCCGGGTCGGAACTCTGGGCAAATAATCCGGAAGTCAAAATCGGACGAGATTTGCTCAATCAGGTGCTGCAGAAGACGTTCAAGCCGGAATTCCTGAACCGGATTGACGAAATTATCGTCTTTAACGCGCTGAACGTCGACGACCTGAAGAAAATACTGGCGATCCAGCTTCGCAGCCTTAAAAAACACCTGGCCGAACGGAAGATCGAACTGATATTGACGCCGGAAGCCGAAGCGTTCCTCGTCAGGGCCGGGACCAATATTGAATTCGGCGCGCGCCCGATCAAGCGCGCAATCCAGCGCGAGCTTCAGGATCCGCTGGCGATCCGGCTCCTGAGCGGTGAGTTCAAGGACGGCGATACGATCCTTGCCGATTATGACGAGAACGCCGGCGATGATACGGCGGGGATTACCTTCCGAAAAACTGCGTCGCCCGCCGGATAAAAACGTTCGGACTTTCCGGGAAGAAAACGGACGGGTAGCAGGGATAATTTGTAAAAAGATATCAGGGGAGATCAGCGCAAGATCTCCCCTGAGCCTGTTTATCCCAATTCCCTGTCAGCCGCCGCGTCCTCAACGTTGCGGTTCAAAAAGCCCTCGATCAAAGCATCCCCAAATTAAAGTCGGCCATATCGCTCACGATATGCTGAGGGAGAAAAACCGGTATATTTTTTAAAAATTTGGCTGAAATACTTCGGATTATTCTCAAACCCAACGCGTGCCGCAACGTCAGCGATTCGATCGGCTTCAATCTCCAACAAAAGAGTCTTGGCTTTGGTTATTCGCATTTCGGTCAAAAAATCTGAAAATTTTGAGCCCGATTCTTTAATAAATCGTCTGCTTATGTAGTCTTCATTCATATACAACACATTATCCGCAATCCATTTCAGAGACAGGCGGGAATCGGCAAGATGATTCATTACATAAGCCCTGATCTTATAGCTTATCGCTTTATTTCGTTGTGAGCTTGCTCTCTGCCTTCCAAGGCTCTTAAATACCATTTCTAATACCATCAAAATCTCATCAACCGAAGACGCATGATTAACGAATTCAATCCATTCAGTTGCCGCTATGATTGAAATAACGTCAATTCTTGAGAAAGCTGAAATAATCAAAGAAATTGTAAAATGCTTCGCAGACAACAAATCATTAATTCCTGCCAAGCTATTGCGTATACTATCTGGTTGCAAGCTCGCAATTCCCACATGATCATCAAAAAGAATGGCCATTTCCTTTTGAATACCACTATGCAAATTTTCATCTTTATCAATCGGGAATATCACGTCTGCGCTATAGTACACAATTCGGCTGGCTTCCCGGATCTCAGCCACAAAAGCGTTCATTAATTCAGACAGATTTTGAAATTTTGCAGTACACACTTCACAAAAACAGTCACAGATCCTTATTGATTCAGCCAGACTGGAATAGATTTTCTCTATATCCCCTGACCTTACAAGAAAATAGATATTCTGATCAGCATATACAACGGTTAATTCATTGCCTTCTCCGTAGAAACCCATCGCAAGATTGAATATATTACGAGAATCTGTTTCCTTAATACCCTTGACAAAAATCAATTCGCATGGATATCGATATAAATCAAGCAAATGCTCATAACGAGCAAGAATCCGCATCAAACGATTTCCTTTACAGTCGCCTAACAAACAATCTCGCAGCATGTTTAAAAAAGTATGATGATATATTATTCTTTCAATCTTACGCCTCTTGCCGCCAAAATCGTGCAATCGCGCCCTTTCAAAATCTGCAACGACTGCCTGCATGGCGTCAATAATCTGCTGTTCGCTGCATGGTTTCAGCAGATAATGCCTGACGCCAAATCGCATCGCAGCTTTCGCGAATTCAAATTCCCCATATCCAGACAAAATAACAAATTGAGTCAGCGTATTTATTTTACGGATTTTTTCTATCAGCTCTATACCCGTGAAGCCAGGCATTTTTATATCCGTCAAAACGATATCAGGGCATTCATCGATAATCATGTTATAGGCATCAGAGCCATCTTTCGCCAACCCGATCAGCTCTATTCCGAGGGACTTCCAATCGATCAGAGTAGATATCGATTCGCGTATAACGCGTTCATCATCCGCTATCAACAATTTATACATACTTCAGATTCTCATCCTGGAATCCGGATTCGCGCTACGGCGTGTTCAGCGTCGCTATTGAACAACGTCAGTCCGTATTCGCCGCCATAAATCAGGCGCAATCGGTGTTGAATATTTAGCAAGCCGATACCAAACCCATGCGGAACGATTTTTCCCTCTTCCAGTCTTATCAGGATATCGGCTGGAAATTGCGACCCATCATTAATCACCTCAACAATAATATCCTTCCCATCTCGATAACCGCAAACTTCAACAGTACATGAATCTATCATATGTTCCATCGCATACGTAATCGCGTTTTCTAATAACGGCTGAATCGTCAGTTTTGGAAAAGATACCCTGAAAAGATCAGGCTCGACAGAAAATCGATAAATCAGGCGATCTTCAAATCTGAGCTTCTGTATCGTCATATAATGATTCACGATTTCGAGTTCATCTTTCAGCTGAAAATTCGCTTCCGAAGATTGAAGTGTAATTCGCAACAACGCGCCTAACGATTCAGCCATTCTTGAAATTTCTATCGCGTTTATTACTTTGGCGCGCCAATTAACCGATTCAAGCGTATTATATAGAAAATGAGGATTAATCTGGTTCTCCAAAGCTTTCAGCTTCGCGTCTTTATTCAGGATTTCTTTTAAATAGTTTTCCCGGATCAGCTGCTGTATCTGACCCGCCATAATTTCGAAATGATGCTGCAACTTATCAATTTCATCCATGCTGGAATTTATTTCCGATTCCGGTTTTGACAGGTAAGTCAAAGTATTCCGCTCAAATAATATCATTTTCTTAACAAGAAGGTCGAATTGTTTGGCAAGCGACTTGCTGAGGAAGACTGAAAAAAGAATTGCGATGACAATCGCCAGGCACACAACAATTATATAAATTTTTGTCATATATCTAATCGCCGTCGCGATCGATCGGTAAGGAATCAGACATTTATATTCCCATGGGATCATTTCAAATATACCGTTCACATAAAAATAATGATTTCCAGAACTGCCTGTAAGACCATACGTCGAAACGGTAAAAGCCTTTGAATCCAGGAGAATATTTTCGGGAAGTCCGTCAGAATGAAAAAAGACGTTGTTTTCATGGCTGACGATAAATTTCGGGTCTTCAGGGAATAAAAACAACTGTGCCGAAGAACTGATCAGCTTTCTGAAATCCATTTGGATAATCAGGGTTCCAATATTTTCATAATTGTGATTGTTTACTCGCCTGTTATCCCTTGCGATAAAAAGTCCGAATTCATTGCAATAATCCGTTATCCAAACAGGATACCCATCGCCAGACGCAGCCGCTCGCAACACTTCATGATAAACGGGCATCGGGATCCGCTCCTCGCGGCCTGGATAACTTGATATGATATTCTTTTCATCTATAAAGTAAGATACGTTGACGACATGGCTATTCCGCAGGTTATGATGATAATCTGTTATCAGATACGATATCATGTTCCTTGCATTTTTCAGCTTGACGTCATTTTTCTCATCCGAGAGGACAATTAAATTCTTCTTTATCTCCTTATCGAATTTATCGCACCTGACATCGATTCAACCGCGGAAAGCTTTTCTGCGACAAAATGAGCCTCATAACGTAAGGAACCCGCAATAGACTGATACAAGAGTTTATTATAAGATTGAGAGATGATACGATATCCCACGAAATAGCTCATTGCAAATAACGCGCTGATGATCATAGTCAATATGATTATTTTAATGCATATTGATTTATTTTTGTATATAGCGAACAGGTTTTTAATTTTTTCATATGCATTTATCATACTTAAATTCACCTCAGTACGCTGTAAAATCGCGCCTGACTTATTTTATTCGAGATCAGATATTCGTTTGCGGGCGAACAACGGCAGGAGAACGGTTTTTTATACCCCAAAGTCGGGAAAATATATTGAACACTTCGACGCTGATTCATAAAATAAAGTCATAAGCAATTTCATACCCTAAAGGAGAAGAAGATGAAAAAATTTTATATCGCATTGATCCTCATTGTCGTTGCCTGTTTTCAAGTCGCAGTCGGCACCGCGCCGGTTTTGGCCAATGCGTCAGAACAACAGCAAATCGCGCCCGGCGATTTCAAGATCGTCATGATCGTGAAACAAAGCGATTCGTGGTTCGACGATATGGCCACGGGAATTGAGCAGCTGAAAAAAGATACAGGCCTGAACGTATCGGTACAGGTCCCCGAAACAGGTGATGCCGCGAGCCAGATCGCAATCATGGAAAACCTGATCGCGCAAGGTGTCGATGCGATCTGTATCGTTCCAAATGATCCGGAAGCGCTCCTTCCGACGATTCAAAAAGCGAGAGATGCTGGAATTGTCGTTGTAACGCATGAAGCTCCAGGCATCGCCGACAGCGTCGACCTTGACATTGAAGCGTTCGTCAATGAAGATTTTGGTGAATTGTTTGGTGAAAACCTTGCCGCAGCAATGGGCGGAAAAGGCGCGTACGTTGGTTTCGTCGGCGGACTTACGATGGAAACCCATATGGCGTGGTATAACGCCGCCGTTAACTATATTGCCGGGAAATATCCGGAAATGAAAAATCTCGCCGACGAACCCTTTGAAGATAAGAACAGTGTTGAAGGCGCGTATAACAAAACGCTCGAAATCCTGAAAGCTTACCCGGAAATCAATGGATTCTTTGATTGCTCCGCTCATGGCGGCGGAATCAGTCAGGCGCTATCGGAAAAAGGGAAAGCCAATGATATTAAAGTCGTTTCGCTTGCGCTGCCGTCCATGTCCGCGACCTATCTGAAAGATGGTTCCATGCAGCATGGCCAGGCTTGGCGCCCAGCCGATGCGGGTTACGCAACCTGCTACGCGGCATATTTAATCGCGTCAGGCCAAGGCGTTGAAACCGGCTCAGATCTTAAAGCCACAGGATACGATAATATCAACGTGGTTGACAATATTGCCTATGGATTCGCGCCGCTTGAATTTACGGCAGACAATATAGACGATTATAATTTCTAAGAATTGACCTTATAAAAGATCTGCCCGGCTTATCATAGCGGGCAGGTCTTTTAAATACGTTTCATCCAACACGGAGAATAAATGGAACCAATCCTGATTGCGGAAAAAATTACGAAGACCTTTGCCGGCGTCCAGGCATTGAAAAATATCGATCTGAAAGTCAATCGAGGAGAAATCCACTGTTTAGTTGGAGAAAATGGGTGTGGAAAATCGACGCTGATAAAATGTATTTCAGGCGTATATACGCAAGATTCAGGGTATATCATCCTGAATAACAATCGTTACCAAAAGCTAACAACAGGGCAGGCAATTCGAGAAGGCGTGCAGGTAATTTATCAAGATCTTTCACTCTTTCTTCAAATGAGCGTAGCTGAAAATATCGCGATTGAAAGATTACGCGCGGAAAACAGAAAAATTGTTAATTGGAACGAAGTCTATCGGATCGCAACCGAACAACTGCAAAAAATCGGCGTTGAGCTCGATTTAGACAAAAAGATCAGCGAGTCCTCAATGGCCACACGGCAACTGACCGCAATCTGCAGAGCGTTAGCGCATGACGCAAAAATCCTGATTATGGATGAGCCTACGACTACTTTGACGAAAAAGGAAGTAACCCTTCTTCTCAAAATCGTTCGCAACCTGCAATCAAACGGGATATCGATTATTTTCGTGAGTCACAAGTTAAACGAGGTATTCTCTATTGCCGACGTTATCACGGTTCTTCGAAATGGCGAAAAAATCGGCGACTTTGATCGAAACGAGCTTGATGAAAAATCCTTATCTAAACATATAACAGGAAGAGAAATTGACTACCCAAGATACAAAAGAACAATCAAAAACGATACGCCAATCCTTGAAGTCAACCAATTATCAAGAAATAATCAATTTACAAACATATCTTTCGACCTTCGAAAAGGAGATATTCTCGGATTAATTGGATTGCTTGGTTCCGGGCGCACCGAAATCGCGCTATCGCTTTTCGGACTGAATCCAACAAATTCTGGAACGATCAGGGTTGAAGGAAAAAATCTGAAAATTACATCCCCGCAAGCAGCGAAGGCAAACAAGATAGCGCTCCTGCCTGAAGATCGTTTTTCACAAGGTCTCTTTATGGGGCGAAAAATAACCGAAAACGTATCCGCGACAATTTTAGACCGCATTTCAAAAAGATATATCATAGATAAAAAGGAAGAGGATGAAATTGCAGAGGACTGTATCGCAACTCTGAAAATTCGCACGCCATCAAAAGAAACGATTATCAACACGCTCTCCGGCGGGAATCAACAAAAAACAGTCATTGGAAAATGGATGGAAACAAAACCCTCAATTTTTATCATGGATAGCCCTACGGTAGGAATTGATATCGGATCGAAAGCTGAGATATACCAACAAATTCACAGCCTTGCTACGGACGGAATGGCATTCATACTTATATCCGATGAAGCGGAAGAAATCCTCGCAAACTGTAACAAGGTGCTGATTTTACAGGATGGTTCGATAAAGACGGTTTTAGACGAGGAGGATTTGGAAAAGCCAGACGCAAGAGAAACAATTTTAGATATTGTAGGCAGCAAAGAGGAAAAAAACATCGAACGGGTATAAAACATGAAACGAAAATCAGACCAGTACCAAAAAGTTTTGATAGCCATCATCGCGCTCTACTGCGTTTTCGTAGGCGCTGTTAATCCTGCTTTTTTACAGGTTACCACCATTTTCGATATCGTTCGAACCGCTTCGACTTCGGTAATTCTTGCAATTGGATTGTTAGTCGTGATGATTTCCGGCGGGATTGACGTTTCCTTCATGGCGATCGCGCTTTTCGGAAGCTATACCACGATAAATATCATGATTTCGTCAGGCATTAATAATTTTCTCTTCGCCGCAATCTGCTCAATGGCTTTCGGAATTGTATTAGGGGCAATTAATGCCGCCCTGATTAATTGGTTAAAACTCCCGCCGTTCATTATTACGCTGGGAACGCAGAACCTCTTCCACGGGATCATGACAACATTCATCAGCGATAAATCTTTTGGGGCTGGGGTTTTACCAACGGGACTTCACAAATTTGGAAGCGGAACGCTCTTCAAAATTCAAACTGAGGATGGGATTGTCGGCTTGACGCTGTCAATCGTTCCCGTTATTCTGGCAATGTCTATAACCTGGTTTTTTCTCAATAGAACAATGATAGGAAGAGGGGTTATCGCCGTAGGAAACGACGAAGAATCGGCACGCCGCATTGGTTTCGATCCAAATAAAATTCGATTCTTTGTGTATATCTGGTCTGGCATTTTAGCCGGGTTAGCCGGAATTATATACGTCGCGCAAATCAATGCTCTATACCCCAATAAAATGATAGGAGGCGAGTTGCCCATCGTTGCGGCAGTCGTCATCGGCGGCACAAAAATTACGGGCGGGGAAGGCAATATCTTCGGAGCAATATTGGGGATTCTCATCATCTATATCCTGAACTCGACGTTGATCCTGATCGGGCTGTCCTCATCATGGAACGACCTTTTCACCGGTTCAATCTTAGTTGTCGCCATCGCGATCAGTTCTTATCAAGAGCGGCTTCGGAATCAAAACAACCTTATATTTACGAATTAGAGAGCGACATGAAATCATTCAGAGAAAAGCTATTTGAAGATATAAATTTTTCAATCTTGCTTGGGTTGGTAATAACTGTCTGCGTTTTATCCGCAATCCTTTTCCCGAATCTGATGTTTTCCGAAGCAAATATCAAATCGATGGCATTTCAGATTCCTGAATTCGGATTCCTCGCGTTGGCCATGATGCTATCGAATCTCAGCGGTGGAATCGATTTATCCATCATCAATATTGCGAATACGGTTTCAATTTTTTCAGCCTTCACGCTCAATGGAACCTGGCTGCCCTTGCTTCCCGAATCATTCAGAATTCCTGCGGCCCTTCTTATCGCAATTCTGTCAAGCGTTCTCTTCGGAATATTTAATGGGATCCTGATTTCAAAGACTTCCGCCCCTTCATTAATTTCGACGTTAGGAACGATGATCTTGTTCCAGGGGATCGGGATGGCGCTAACGAGCGGCGTAAGCGTCGGCAATATCGTTTTCTCTTTTACAGAATTCGGGAAAGCCGAGTTTTACGGCGTGCCGGTTATTTTTATCGTTTTTGCGGTGGTTTCAATTTTATTAACGATATTCCTGGAAAAGACTAAATTTGGCCGCGAGATTTATTTATATGGAGAGAATAAAGTGGCCGCGAGATTCAGCGGTATCAATACCGGGAAAGTTTGTGCATGGACATTTATTCTCTCCGCAATATTGTCCGGAATATCAGGATTGATCATCCTCAGCAGAGTTAATTCGGCGAAAGTCGGCTATGGATCGTCTTATCTACTCCAAACGATGATCGTCTGTGTCGTCGGGGGTATTAATCCGAATGGAGGAAGCGGACGAGTACGAGGGGTCTTTTTAGCTATTATCCTCATGCAGATCATGTCCAGCGCGTTCACAATGCTCTCCCTTTCTCCATATACAAAGAAATTAATCTGGGGTTCCGTATTAATCTTAGTATTGGGATTAAATCATCTGATCGGAAATATAAACGCAAAAACTGAAAGGAAATAACTATAAATGGATATAAATACGTTTAAAGACGACTATATAAAATTGTACGAGACCGTTTTGGCCGAGCACGAACAAGTTTTTCAAAATCAGAACTTAGACGAGCTCCGGGAAACGATCGAAGAAATCATCAAAGCTGATCGAGTTTTCATCATGGGTGTTGGACGTGAAGGAATCGCGGCGAGGGGTTTCGCAATGCGTCTGATGCATTTAGGAAAGGAAACACACTGGATCTGGGATGATACGACCCCAGGTATGGGGGAGAACGATTTATTTATTGCGGTAAACGGTTCTGGAAAAATAGGCCATATTCATTATGTGGTGGAGCAGGCAAAAAACACAGGAGCCAGAATCCTCGTCGTTACAGGGAACCCAAATGAAAAAACGCCATTGCTTGCTGATAAAACGCTATTCGTCCCCGCTGCCGTATTCAATGGAACAGACACGCGGTGTATCGAATCAATTCAACCCATGGGAAATTTATTTGAGCAGCATCTCTTTTTACTATTTGATATGATCATCATGCTGTCAGAAAAGGATTTGAACCTTTCCCACGAATTAATGGAAAAACGCCACAGGAATATAGAATAACCAAGGCCAGCGTCCTTACCGTTTCCTCGTTCTTCGCATAACTTTTTTCAGGCGTATCTGAAAAATACGCCTGAAAAAAATCTCGTCGAATATCCAACTCCCGTTCCACGAATGCCTACGCCTGCTCCCCGTCAGCCGCCGCGTCCTGCCTGAACAGGAAGACGCAAACGCACGCCAGCGCAAAGCAGATCGGCGCATAAACGAACAGCGTCGCATACGTTCCGCTCGAATCGCGCAGTACGCCGAACAGGATCGGGCTGAAAATCGCGGCCGCGAACGAGAAGAAATAGTAATACCCGGTGAACGTCCCCAGCTCAGCCTCGTCCGCAAAATTCAGCACCATCGGCAGCGAATTAATGTTGACGCAGGCCCAGCCGAGCCCCGCCAACAGCAGCAGCACGCGGACAACCGTCAGATTCGTAATAAAATTCATCGGCAAAAATACAGCGATCATTCCAATCAGTCCCAGCAGGATCGTCTGACGCCGGCCAATCCTCGCGCCGATAAACCCTGCCGGAATCGCGAACGCAACGAACGAGACCGAGAAGAACGCCAGCGTCATCGCCGCCTGCCCATCGGTCAGGCCAAACGTCGTCGTCGCGTACAGCGTAAAGAACGTCTCAACCGCGTTAAAAGCGCAGAACCAGAAGAAAATTGCGAACAGAATCAACCCCAACCCGCGCCGACGTGTTCGGTCCAGCCGTCGAAACGCGCCGAAGCCCCCGCTCCGAAGCGAATCCAGCTCCGATCCGCCCGCGCCCGAAACCGCCGAATCAGGAGATTTCTTTTCTTTGACAAAGACGAAAAGAAGAATGACCGCGACCAGCAGCGTTCCGGAAGCCATCTGGAACGTTGCGGCACGTCCATACGCGTCGGCTAATTTTCCGCCGACCAGGAACGCCAGAATCGCCGCCAATCCCCCCATCAGGTTGATAATCCCATTGGCCTGCGACCGCTGTTTTTCCGGCGTCAGATCCGGCATCAGCGCGATCATCGGCGAACGCCAGATCGACATGACAAAATTAAACAAGATAACGATCGCCATCAGCGCGAACAGCGAGCGCATCTGCGGAATCAGTGCGAATAAAATTCCGCAAACCGGCGCGCCAATTATAATGTAAGGCATGCGTTTTCCGATTGGCGTTCGCGTCCGGTCGCTCAACATCCCGAACAATGGCTGGAAAATCACGCCGAATATATTATCGATCGTCATGATCGACCCAATCAGCGTCGTTGACGATATAAACCCGCGCAAAATCAGCGGAACGAAACTGTTATACACGGACCAAAGCAGCGAAGACGAAAAGAACCCTAACCCAATCAGAAACGTCTTCCGCATATCCAAACGATTTCCGGACTTATCTGCGCTCATGTATCGACCTCTTTTCTTTATCATCAAGAATAAATCGTTCAACGGGTTTTCACCGGAAGGAACCCCTTAATTCTACCCGGCGCTGGCCTGTTTACCCTTCCATAAAGCGGTTCCGTCAGAGAACGCTCGAACCGCCGCCGCGGGATCATTCGTAATCACGGCGTCCGCTCCCGCCCTGCGGCAGGCTTCAAAACCGGAGACAGAATTAACCGTCCATCCGTGAACCGCGATCCCACGCCGGTGCGCCATGCCGACGAACGGGCCGAACCGCGCCAGGCGCCAATGCGGATGCAGCGCGGCCGCGCCAATTTCCGCCGCGCGGCGGAAAACACCCCAACTGAAAAACTGAAAGAGTAGTCCAACCTTCGCGCGTGGGTCGAGCCGTTTCATTTTCGCCATCGAATCATGATTAAAAGACGAATAGAGAACCCGTTCCGAAAAGCTCCGCTCGTCGACCAGCGCCAGAATTTTCTCCTCCATCCCCGGGTATGCCTCGATCGAATTCTTCAATTCAATATTAATCGTCAGTCGTGACGGCGCGATCAGTTCAAAAACCTCGTCCAACGTCGGAGCCGTTTCAAACGGCGCATCCGGGCGAAAGGCCGCGAAATTCAGCGCGCGAAGCTCCGCCAGCGTCATCGCCGCGATCCGGCCATGCTTTCCCGTAACCCGAACCGTATCTTCGTCATGCGTCACGACCAGGCGTCCGTCCGAACTGAGATGTACATCCAACTCGACGCCATCCGCCCCCGCGTCGATTGCGCCCTGAAACGCGGAGAGCGTATTCTCCGGAAACGACACCGACGCGCCGCGATGCGCCCAGACTCGCGGCTTGGGCACGCTTCGCGGAATATTCGAAAAACCTGAATCATTCATGGGTCAAACCGCAGCCTCCTGCAATTTCAAGCTATCCAAATTATACCGACTTAAATTTAACGCGATATAATAAGAAAAATTCATCAAAGACGAGTCTGTCTGCTGGAAGGATCTTTCATGTCAAAACTCACCATCAGCAATCATCCGCTCATTCAGCATAAGCTGTCCATCCTTCGATCCGTCGACACCAACCCGACCATTTTCCGCCAGGTCGTCAATGAGCTTGGCATGCTGCTCTGTTACGAATCAACGTTCGATCTGCCGATTCGCCCGATCGACGTTGAAACCCCGCTGATGAAAACCAGCGGGCAGGTCATGCGCGAGCATATCGCGCTGATCCCGATTCTCCGCGCCGGATTAGGAATGGTCGAAGGAATTTGGACGCTGATCCCCAACGCCCATGTTTTTCATATCGGTTTCTACCGAAACGAAGAAACGCTTCAGCCGGTCGAATACTATAATAAACTGCCAAAAGATCATCCGTTCAACTTAGCGTTCATTTTGGATCCGATGCTTGCGACCGGCGGTTCCGCGATCGCTGCTATCCATATTGTAAAAAAATGGGGCGCCTGCCGGATTAAATTCATCGGGCTGATCGGCGCGCCGGAAGGCATCGACGCCCTGACCCGGGCTCATCCCGACGTCGATATTCATCTGGCCGCCGTGGACGAGCGCCTGAACGAACGAGGGTATATCCTTCCCGGCCTCGGCGACGCTGGCGACCGCCAGTTCGGGACCGTATTCTAAGCGTATTTGCGAGGCATGTAAAAAGCAGCCGATTTTCAACGTGGAATCGCCTTTCAACTGCGCATTGCCACGCTATCTCAGGGAAGCGGAACAATGCGTAGGGTTTTCACCGAGGTAAGGGCTGAAAAGAATAGCTGGTAAAATATACGCATGCGCTTGACAGCGGTCGTGCGCAAGGAGGCAGGGAAAGATGAAAGAGGACGGAACGAATCAATTCGAAGGCGAACGCAGCGATGCGGACGAGGTGATCCCACTGGGTCCGGACGCAGCCGAGCCGGAGCCAATCCTGACGTTTCCATGCGAAATGCCGATGAGGATTATTGGCGAAAACGATCCGGAGATGATCGCGGATGTCTTGAAAGCGTTCGCCGCTAACGGCGTCGAGGTCAATGAAGCCGACCTCAAAACGGTTCCCAGCCGAGAGAAAAAATATATTTCAGTGAACTATACGTTTACCGCGCAGTCGCGCGAGCAAGTCGACGCGATTTATATCGCACTGACGAAGAATCCACGGATCAGGTGGGTTATCTGATCGGCGCTTGCAGATTGAAAAATGAAGAATCGGTTCGATGCATCGCGACGACAATTCCTGAAGACCGGTATCGCCGCCGTCGGGGCGGGCGTGTTTTTATCGACGGTTAATTTGAATCCCGCGTTCGCGGACGCGTCGCCGATCGGTACGGCCGGAAAGCAGGCTCGCGTAGCAATCCCCAGCCTCAGCGTCTATTCCCAGCCATGGGACGAGGCGCGGATCATTTATCAGGCGTTCCGGGACGACCTGATGAACGTTTACTATGAGGTCGAATCGGATCATGGGCCCGGCTATAATCCGTACTGGTATCGGGTCTGGGGCGGATATATTCAT includes:
- a CDS encoding 6-phospho-3-hexuloisomerase; translation: MDINTFKDDYIKLYETVLAEHEQVFQNQNLDELRETIEEIIKADRVFIMGVGREGIAARGFAMRLMHLGKETHWIWDDTTPGMGENDLFIAVNGSGKIGHIHYVVEQAKNTGARILVVTGNPNEKTPLLADKTLFVPAAVFNGTDTRCIESIQPMGNLFEQHLFLLFDMIIMLSEKDLNLSHELMEKRHRNIE
- a CDS encoding sugar ABC transporter substrate-binding protein, which codes for MKKFYIALILIVVACFQVAVGTAPVLANASEQQQIAPGDFKIVMIVKQSDSWFDDMATGIEQLKKDTGLNVSVQVPETGDAASQIAIMENLIAQGVDAICIVPNDPEALLPTIQKARDAGIVVVTHEAPGIADSVDLDIEAFVNEDFGELFGENLAAAMGGKGAYVGFVGGLTMETHMAWYNAAVNYIAGKYPEMKNLADEPFEDKNSVEGAYNKTLEILKAYPEINGFFDCSAHGGGISQALSEKGKANDIKVVSLALPSMSATYLKDGSMQHGQAWRPADAGYATCYAAYLIASGQGVETGSDLKATGYDNINVVDNIAYGFAPLEFTADNIDDYNF
- a CDS encoding lipase, with translation MEPILIAEKITKTFAGVQALKNIDLKVNRGEIHCLVGENGCGKSTLIKCISGVYTQDSGYIILNNNRYQKLTTGQAIREGVQVIYQDLSLFLQMSVAENIAIERLRAENRKIVNWNEVYRIATEQLQKIGVELDLDKKISESSMATRQLTAICRALAHDAKILIMDEPTTTLTKKEVTLLLKIVRNLQSNGISIIFVSHKLNEVFSIADVITVLRNGEKIGDFDRNELDEKSLSKHITGREIDYPRYKRTIKNDTPILEVNQLSRNNQFTNISFDLRKGDILGLIGLLGSGRTEIALSLFGLNPTNSGTIRVEGKNLKITSPQAAKANKIALLPEDRFSQGLFMGRKITENVSATILDRISKRYIIDKKEEDEIAEDCIATLKIRTPSKETIINTLSGGNQQKTVIGKWMETKPSIFIMDSPTVGIDIGSKAEIYQQIHSLATDGMAFILISDEAEEILANCNKVLILQDGSIKTVLDEEDLEKPDARETILDIVGSKEEKNIERV
- a CDS encoding uracil phosphoribosyltransferase; this encodes MSKLTISNHPLIQHKLSILRSVDTNPTIFRQVVNELGMLLCYESTFDLPIRPIDVETPLMKTSGQVMREHIALIPILRAGLGMVEGIWTLIPNAHVFHIGFYRNEETLQPVEYYNKLPKDHPFNLAFILDPMLATGGSAIAAIHIVKKWGACRIKFIGLIGAPEGIDALTRAHPDVDIHLAAVDERLNERGYILPGLGDAGDRQFGTVF
- a CDS encoding inner-membrane translocator, whose translation is MKRKSDQYQKVLIAIIALYCVFVGAVNPAFLQVTTIFDIVRTASTSVILAIGLLVVMISGGIDVSFMAIALFGSYTTINIMISSGINNFLFAAICSMAFGIVLGAINAALINWLKLPPFIITLGTQNLFHGIMTTFISDKSFGAGVLPTGLHKFGSGTLFKIQTEDGIVGLTLSIVPVILAMSITWFFLNRTMIGRGVIAVGNDEESARRIGFDPNKIRFFVYIWSGILAGLAGIIYVAQINALYPNKMIGGELPIVAAVVIGGTKITGGEGNIFGAILGILIIYILNSTLILIGLSSSWNDLFTGSILVVAIAISSYQERLRNQNNLIFTN
- a CDS encoding inner-membrane translocator — its product is MKSFREKLFEDINFSILLGLVITVCVLSAILFPNLMFSEANIKSMAFQIPEFGFLALAMMLSNLSGGIDLSIINIANTVSIFSAFTLNGTWLPLLPESFRIPAALLIAILSSVLFGIFNGILISKTSAPSLISTLGTMILFQGIGMALTSGVSVGNIVFSFTEFGKAEFYGVPVIFIVFAVVSILLTIFLEKTKFGREIYLYGENKVAARFSGINTGKVCAWTFILSAILSGISGLIILSRVNSAKVGYGSSYLLQTMIVCVVGGINPNGGSGRVRGVFLAIILMQIMSSAFTMLSLSPYTKKLIWGSVLILVLGLNHLIGNINAKTERK